acacacacaaaacatttttaaaGAGTTTTTATGTGTATAAAATGTACAAAGTGATATTCAAAATCAGGATTCTTGCtgtgaaagagaagaaaagatgaTGATTAAGTCAAGAAATAAGCCACAGAATGATTAGGACAGTGTGGGGCGGGTGACCATCTCACCAAAAGTGCTCTTCCCTTAGTCTCTATGGGCAGTAAAAATGCTCCAATGCCACACAGGACACAAGCAATAGCAAAAGGTAACAGGGCCAACATCACTGACTCTGACATCagcacctgcaacacacacacacacacacactgatactcaACTCTAACTATGACCAAATGACAAGACACGAAACACACATGACACGGAGCATGGTGATTATCTCCCGAAACACACCCcagtaacagacacacacagcccacataCCTGTGCAATGAAGGGGGCGATCATACCACCTATACGACTGAAAGAGGTGCAGAAGCCCATCCCCAGAGAGCGAGCTGCTGTGGGGtaaacctggggggggggcggagggaggagatgggtatcacatacatacacacactcctgacaAAATATTTGATGATTTACGGCAAGTagaacaaaatacaaaaataacccACACACCTCCGCAGTATAAATATAAACCACGTTGAAATTCATAGACACAAGAGACCTGAGCAAGAACAACAGAACGGTGAATCCAAccctggagagagatggaaaaaatAATCAGAGCCAGAAGGCTCAAATGAACAGACTGGGAAGGATGTCTTAACAATGACGATGACATGGATTCAGCGAGGGGGGGCGTGTCCGGTGTGAATGGTGTACATGGTGGTGCAGACGTTGACCAGCATGAAGAGCATGGccgccagcagcagcagcaccaccatGCAGATCCTGCGCCCAAAAAGATGCAACATCAGGATGTTCAGAGGGATGACTGGAGGGGcagaggaaaggggggttaggaagggagagggaaagaggggttagggttagaagtaCAGATAAGACTAATAAGAAATGTGATCAAATAAACCGAAATACAGACGTGCAGCTCCTcttcacgacacacacacacacacacacacacacacacacacacacaggccctgccATTTCCcctcacgacacacacacacacacacaggccctgccATTTCCCCTCACTCACGGGCGATCTCGCCTAGGCAGCTGATGAGGAGGGTCTGGTAGTCCGATTGGGCAAAAGAGACGCAGTAGCACAGCTCTCCCTGCTGGCGGTGCTTGACCTGGTGATCTGCCGAGGCGTCTGTTACACACAGCAGGTTCTTCTCCAGCAGCTCAGAGCTGCTCAGCACCGAGCCGTAGTAAGAGAAGGACGCCACGAACCTGGGGTGGacgaacacacgcacaaagacCACAACAAGCGTGACTGGACAGGCCGCGGAGCCATGTTGTGGCATTCCGTTtgcctggaggaggaaggggaaggtggaggagcagggtgttACCATGAGAACCACAGCAGCAGTGAGGTCCTCCTGTACATCGGGCCGACCAGAATGCGCCAACTGCCCCGCTCTTTCTGAAACACACGCAAAACACAGGGTCATTCcaacacctgtctctctctctccctttccccctctcccttcatgTATCTCTCGGACtctccccccgtcctcccctctctctgcgtctctctctctctctcctcaccaccaGAGGTTCCACCAGCATGCCCGGTGGTAAGGAGGCTCGGTTCATCTTGGCGATGCGCTGGAGGGTCTCCAGAGCGGCCTTCATGTTCCCCGCGGACACGTTGTAGCGGGCAGACTCCGGGATGTACTACACACCGAGAGGGGAAAACACCACACTTAACAATACGACAACAGCGAGTCTAAGAAACCGCGGACAGGGAGTTCACATGAGCAGAGCGGAGAGTAGACATTATTCGAAAAGACGAGAGTGGGGAGGCTGGTCACCcggaagagcaggaggaggaagacgctGGGGGTGACAGAGAGTCGGATCATCCAGCGCCAGCCCAGCGTGGGCACCACAGTCATCCCCAGGACGATGATGAGCATGGAGCCCAACATCCAGAAGATCTGTGGGTGAACAAGAGCCCGAGAGCTGTGACTGTCATGATAATAATGATTACAATGGTGATGAGGGCGGAGTTGGTGACAGGTCAATGAAGACTCACGGAGGCcagtgggagcagggaggatcTGTACTTGGCAGGAATGAACTCTGTTTTTAAGACAAACCTAAA
The Osmerus eperlanus chromosome 17, fOsmEpe2.1, whole genome shotgun sequence DNA segment above includes these coding regions:
- the svopl gene encoding putative transporter SVOPL, with the protein product MGSLSRRSSKTQLVSAIELQDVEVEDNPTFKPNIKVNRLQTYSVEDAVETIGFGRFHVLLFLIMGSATILEAMEIMLLAVVSPEIRCEWQLKDWQVALVSTMVFLGFMVCGVLSGYVADRYGRWKVVFGGFVWSAYFSLLTSFAPSYGWFIFLRVMVGCGVAGVSQGFVLKTEFIPAKYRSSLLPLASIFWMLGSMLIIVLGMTVVPTLGWRWMIRLSVTPSVFLLLLFRYIPESARYNVSAGNMKAALETLQRIAKMNRASLPPGMLVEPLVKERGSWRILVGPMYRRTSLLLWFSWFVASFSYYGSVLSSSELLEKNLLCVTDASADHQVKHRQQGELCYCVSFAQSDYQTLLISCLGEIALIPLNILMLHLFGRRICMVVLLLLAAMLFMLVNVCTTMVGFTVLLFLLRSLVSMNFNVVYIYTAEVYPTAARSLGMGFCTSFSRIGGMIAPFIAQVLMSESVMLALLPFAIACVLCGIGAFLLPIETKGRALLQES